A genomic window from Pseudocitrobacter corydidari includes:
- the hslJ gene encoding heat shock protein HslJ translates to MNRKVYLLAAVALLAGCVYNSKVSTGAEELQHHRFVLESVDGKALTNVKTPLELSFGQQTGILHQLHVSGNMCNQFNGTGRVSDSGELKVKELAMTRKLCTDSQLNELDNTLSTMLSQGAQVDLTESQLTLATAQHTLIYKLSDLVN, encoded by the coding sequence ATGAACAGAAAGGTCTACCTGTTAGCAGCCGTTGCACTGCTGGCGGGATGTGTCTACAACAGCAAAGTCTCAACGGGCGCAGAAGAGCTCCAGCACCACCGTTTCGTACTGGAAAGCGTGGATGGTAAAGCGTTAACCAACGTAAAAACGCCGCTGGAACTCAGTTTCGGCCAGCAAACGGGTATCCTTCATCAGTTGCACGTTTCCGGCAATATGTGTAATCAATTCAACGGCACGGGGCGCGTATCTGACAGTGGTGAGTTAAAAGTTAAAGAGCTGGCGATGACGCGCAAGCTCTGTACCGACTCACAGCTTAATGAACTGGATAACACCCTCAGCACCATGCTTTCACAAGGCGCGCAGGTAGATTTGACCGAGTCGCAACTGACGCTGGCCACCGCGCAGCATACACTGATTTATAAACTGTCTGACCTGGTGAATTGA
- a CDS encoding DUF1471 domain-containing protein — protein MKKVLLGTMAALSMVAFSTSAADLISKDEAHHFKLEYIGNVSVGATNGQVSSPSDLHKKLSELADKKGGKYYVIIAAREHGPNFEAVAEVFK, from the coding sequence ATGAAAAAAGTATTGTTAGGGACAATGGCTGCGTTATCTATGGTGGCATTTAGTACTTCAGCAGCAGACCTGATTTCCAAGGATGAGGCTCATCACTTTAAACTGGAATACATCGGTAACGTTTCAGTAGGGGCTACCAATGGACAGGTTTCTTCACCGTCCGATCTGCACAAAAAACTGTCCGAACTGGCGGATAAGAAAGGCGGTAAATATTACGTGATTATTGCGGCGCGTGAGCATGGTCCGAACTTTGAAGCCGTAGCAGAAGTCTTTAAGTAA
- the nifJ gene encoding pyruvate:ferredoxin (flavodoxin) oxidoreductase, giving the protein MITVDGNGAVASVAFRTSEVIAIYPITPSSTMAEQADAWAGNGLKNVWGDTPRVVEMQSEAGAIGAVHGALQTGALSTSFTSSQGLLLMIPTLYKLAGQLTPFVLHVAARTVATHALSIFGDHSDVMAVRQTGCAMLCAGSVQEAQDFALISHVATLKSRIPFIHFFDGFRTSHEINKIVPLADDTIRGLMPEDEIAAHRARALNPEHPVIRGTSANPDTYFQSREATNPWYNAVYQHVEQTMRDFADATGREYKPFEYYGHPQAERVIVIMGSAIGTCEEVVDELLTRGEKVGVLKVRLYRPFSAQHLLQVLPESARSVAVLDRTKEPGAQAEPLYLDVMTALAEAFNQGERETLPCVIGGRYGLSSKEFGPECVLAIFSELSQAKPKPRFTVGIYDDVTNLSLALPENSLPSRAKLEALFYGLGSDGSVSATKNNIKIIGNSTPWFAQGYFVYDSKKAGGLTVSHLRVSEEPIRSAYLVAQADFVGCHQLQFIDKYQMAERLKPGGIFLLNTPYHADEVWARLPQEVQAVLNQKKARFYVINAAKIARECGLAARINTVMQMAFFHLTQILPGDSALMELQGAIAKSYSSKGQDLVERNWQALALARELLFEVPLQPVVASSPNRPPVVSDAAPDFVKTVTAAMLAGLGDALPVSALPPDGTWPVGTTKWEKRNIAEEIPIWKEELCTQCNHCVAACPHSAIRAKVVSPEAMENAPSSLHSLDVKSRDMRGQKYVLQVAPEDCTGCNLCVEVCPAKDRQNPEIKAINMMSRLEHVEEEKVNYDFFLGLPEIDRSKLERIDIRTSQLITPLFEYSGACSGCGETPYIKLLTQLYGDRMLIANATGCSSIYGGNLPSTPYTTDINGRGPAWANSLFEDNAEFGLGFRLTVDQHRQRVMRLLDGFAEHIPAELNEALHADATPEVRREQVAQLRAALANVEGAQELLTDADALVEKSVWLIGGDGWAYDIGFGGLDHVMSLTENVNILVLDTQCYSNTGGQASKATPLGAVTKFGEHGKRKARKDLGVSMMMYGHVYVAQISLGAQLNQTVKAIQEAESYPGPSLIIAYSPCEEHGYDLALSHDQMRQLTASGFWPLFRFDPRRADEGKIPLMLDSRPPSAALDETLMNEQRFRRLNTQQPEVAEQLWKDAAEDLQKRYDFLAMLAGKAEKPTAGE; this is encoded by the coding sequence ATGATCACAGTTGATGGTAATGGCGCAGTAGCAAGCGTCGCGTTTCGCACCAGCGAAGTTATCGCGATTTACCCCATTACACCCAGTTCCACGATGGCTGAGCAGGCCGACGCCTGGGCAGGCAACGGCCTGAAAAACGTATGGGGCGATACGCCTCGCGTGGTAGAGATGCAGTCCGAAGCCGGTGCAATCGGAGCGGTGCACGGCGCGCTGCAAACCGGTGCTCTCTCCACCTCTTTCACGTCATCGCAGGGATTACTGCTGATGATCCCAACCTTGTACAAACTGGCCGGTCAGTTAACGCCGTTTGTGCTGCACGTCGCCGCGCGTACCGTGGCCACACACGCGCTCTCTATTTTTGGCGATCACTCCGACGTGATGGCCGTTCGTCAGACCGGTTGCGCCATGTTGTGCGCCGGTAGCGTACAGGAAGCACAGGATTTCGCGCTGATTTCCCATGTCGCCACGCTCAAGAGCCGCATTCCATTTATTCATTTCTTCGATGGTTTCCGGACATCGCACGAAATTAACAAAATTGTGCCGCTGGCCGACGACACCATTCGTGGGCTAATGCCGGAAGACGAGATTGCCGCGCACCGCGCCAGGGCGCTGAACCCCGAACATCCGGTTATCCGTGGCACGTCCGCCAACCCGGACACCTATTTTCAGTCTCGTGAAGCCACTAACCCTTGGTACAACGCCGTTTACCAGCACGTCGAGCAAACCATGCGCGACTTCGCTGATGCGACCGGGCGCGAGTACAAACCATTTGAATACTACGGCCACCCGCAGGCGGAACGCGTCATCGTTATTATGGGTTCCGCCATCGGCACCTGTGAAGAAGTCGTCGATGAACTGCTGACGCGCGGTGAGAAAGTCGGCGTGCTGAAAGTGCGGCTGTATCGTCCTTTCTCCGCGCAACATCTGCTCCAGGTGCTGCCGGAAAGCGCACGCAGCGTCGCGGTGCTCGATCGCACCAAAGAGCCGGGCGCACAGGCCGAACCGCTCTATCTCGACGTGATGACCGCACTGGCAGAAGCGTTTAATCAGGGCGAGCGCGAAACGCTGCCGTGCGTCATCGGTGGCCGCTACGGTTTGTCCTCGAAAGAGTTCGGCCCGGAATGCGTGCTGGCTATCTTCAGCGAGCTCTCGCAGGCAAAACCGAAACCGCGCTTTACCGTCGGCATTTATGACGATGTCACCAACCTGTCGCTGGCGCTGCCAGAAAACAGCCTGCCGTCACGCGCGAAGCTGGAAGCACTCTTCTACGGGCTCGGCAGCGACGGCAGCGTGTCCGCCACCAAAAACAATATTAAAATTATCGGTAATTCGACACCGTGGTTTGCGCAGGGTTATTTCGTCTATGACTCGAAAAAAGCCGGCGGCCTGACCGTGTCGCATCTGCGCGTCAGCGAGGAGCCGATTCGCTCAGCATACCTGGTGGCTCAGGCCGATTTCGTCGGCTGCCACCAGCTACAGTTTATTGATAAGTACCAGATGGCGGAACGCCTCAAACCTGGCGGTATTTTCCTGCTCAATACGCCGTATCACGCGGATGAAGTGTGGGCGCGTCTGCCGCAGGAAGTACAGGCGGTGCTGAATCAGAAAAAGGCACGTTTCTATGTGATTAACGCCGCGAAAATCGCCCGTGAATGCGGGCTGGCGGCGCGTATTAACACGGTGATGCAGATGGCGTTCTTCCATCTGACGCAAATCCTGCCAGGCGACAGCGCCCTGATGGAACTGCAAGGCGCGATTGCCAAAAGCTACAGCAGCAAAGGCCAGGATCTGGTTGAGCGTAACTGGCAGGCGCTGGCGCTGGCCCGCGAGTTGCTTTTTGAAGTACCGCTACAGCCTGTGGTTGCCAGCAGTCCGAATCGCCCACCGGTCGTTTCCGACGCCGCACCTGATTTTGTGAAAACCGTCACCGCCGCAATGCTGGCGGGCCTGGGCGACGCTCTGCCCGTCTCTGCGCTGCCGCCGGATGGCACCTGGCCAGTAGGCACCACCAAATGGGAAAAACGCAACATTGCCGAAGAGATCCCCATCTGGAAAGAGGAACTCTGTACCCAGTGCAACCACTGCGTCGCCGCCTGCCCTCACTCGGCAATTCGCGCCAAAGTGGTGTCGCCGGAGGCCATGGAAAACGCGCCATCGTCCCTGCACTCGCTGGATGTGAAATCCCGCGATATGCGCGGTCAGAAATATGTTCTGCAGGTCGCGCCAGAAGATTGCACCGGCTGTAATCTGTGCGTCGAAGTTTGCCCGGCCAAAGACCGACAGAACCCGGAAATCAAAGCCATCAATATGATGTCGCGGCTGGAACATGTGGAAGAAGAGAAAGTAAACTATGACTTCTTCCTCGGCCTGCCGGAAATCGACCGCAGCAAACTGGAACGTATCGACATCCGTACTTCGCAGTTGATCACCCCGCTGTTCGAGTACTCCGGTGCCTGTTCCGGTTGTGGTGAGACGCCGTACATCAAGTTACTGACCCAGCTTTACGGCGACCGCATGCTGATTGCCAACGCCACCGGCTGTTCCTCAATTTATGGCGGTAACCTGCCTTCTACGCCGTATACCACCGATATTAATGGTCGCGGCCCGGCATGGGCGAACTCACTGTTTGAGGATAACGCCGAATTCGGCCTTGGCTTCCGCCTGACGGTCGATCAGCATCGCCAGCGCGTGATGCGTCTGCTGGACGGTTTTGCAGAACACATTCCTGCAGAACTGAACGAGGCGCTGCACGCTGACGCCACGCCGGAAGTCCGCCGTGAGCAGGTCGCACAGCTTCGCGCGGCGCTGGCAAATGTCGAGGGCGCGCAGGAGCTGCTGACGGACGCCGATGCGCTGGTCGAGAAATCGGTCTGGCTGATTGGTGGTGATGGCTGGGCCTACGATATTGGCTTTGGCGGTCTGGATCACGTGATGAGCCTGACCGAAAACGTCAATATTCTGGTACTGGATACCCAGTGTTATTCCAACACCGGCGGTCAGGCGTCGAAAGCCACCCCGCTCGGCGCAGTCACGAAATTTGGCGAGCACGGCAAGCGCAAGGCGCGTAAAGACCTGGGCGTCAGCATGATGATGTACGGACATGTGTACGTGGCGCAGATTTCGCTGGGCGCACAGCTTAACCAGACGGTGAAAGCGATACAGGAAGCGGAGTCGTATCCGGGGCCATCGTTGATTATCGCCTACAGCCCGTGTGAAGAGCATGGTTACGACCTGGCGCTGAGTCACGATCAGATGCGCCAGCTCACTGCCTCCGGCTTCTGGCCGCTGTTCCGTTTCGACCCGCGACGTGCCGATGAAGGTAAAATCCCGCTGATGCTGGATTCTCGCCCACCGTCAGCCGCGCTGGATGAAACGCTGATGAATGAACAGCGCTTCCGTCGACTTAACACTCAGCAGCCGGAAGTGGCAGAACAGCTCTGGAAGGATGCGGCGGAAGATCTGCAAAAACGCTATGACTTCCTTGCGATGCTGGCCGGGAAAGCAGAAAAACCAACAGCTGGGGAATAA
- a CDS encoding DUF333 domain-containing protein, protein MRAAFFVGCAALLLSACSSEPVQQATAAHVSPGMRAAMSNSGQANCAMIGGSLSVARQLDGSSIGMCALPNGKRCSEQSLAVGSCGNY, encoded by the coding sequence ATGCGAGCAGCGTTTTTCGTGGGGTGTGCTGCGTTATTATTGTCGGCGTGCAGCAGTGAGCCCGTTCAGCAGGCTACCGCCGCACACGTTTCACCAGGAATGAGAGCCGCGATGTCAAATTCAGGGCAGGCTAACTGCGCCATGATTGGCGGGTCGCTTTCAGTGGCCAGACAGCTCGACGGTTCCAGTATCGGCATGTGCGCGTTACCCAACGGTAAACGTTGCAGCGAGCAATCCCTCGCCGTCGGAAGCTGTGGGAATTACTAA
- a CDS encoding heavy-metal-associated domain-containing protein has translation MKKLLCIALLLAAPLSWAGDKLVTIDIGEMNCSLCVISINQALRSTDGVIKAKASLKTRQALVTVPDNFDNQRLLAAIAKTGFKGEINNVAQVQ, from the coding sequence ATGAAAAAGTTACTGTGTATCGCGCTGCTGCTGGCCGCCCCCTTAAGCTGGGCGGGAGATAAGTTGGTGACCATCGATATCGGTGAGATGAACTGTTCGCTGTGTGTGATTTCCATTAATCAGGCGTTGCGTAGCACGGATGGCGTGATTAAAGCGAAAGCCTCGTTGAAGACGCGTCAGGCGCTGGTGACCGTTCCTGATAACTTTGATAATCAGCGACTGCTCGCGGCAATTGCGAAAACCGGTTTTAAAGGCGAAATAAACAACGTTGCGCAAGTGCAATAA
- a CDS encoding ABC transporter ATP-binding protein, with product MTALSLKNIHKVYDKSTIIENLSLEIASGEFIVLVGPSGCGKSTLLRIIAGLESPDGGTLKMGERDVTDVAAGKRNLSMVFQSYALYPHMTVKENLSFGLRNLRTPTDEIEKRITQAAAMLKLDEMLDRLPQNLSGGQRQRVAIGRSIVQQPELFLFDEPLSNLDAALRVEMRQEIQQLHNTLQNTMIYVTHDQVEAMTLADRIVVLYKGKIEQVGSPLELYNHPANLFVAEFIGTPKINILPAVWREGALHIADTLTFPLSRPLPGVSEGDKLFVAIRPENIQYQQAGDFTLTAQTRLCELQGDSTLVWMDLNGHSLCLKSFQQLSFAQGTALSLTVQESHLHLFDALGKRVADR from the coding sequence ATGACCGCGCTAAGTCTGAAAAACATTCACAAGGTTTATGATAAAAGCACCATTATTGAGAACCTATCGCTGGAGATCGCGTCCGGGGAATTTATCGTGCTGGTGGGGCCTTCAGGATGCGGGAAATCGACCCTGTTGCGCATTATCGCCGGGCTGGAGTCGCCCGATGGCGGCACGCTTAAGATGGGCGAACGCGACGTGACGGATGTCGCCGCCGGCAAGCGCAATCTGTCGATGGTCTTTCAGTCATACGCCCTTTACCCGCATATGACGGTGAAAGAAAACCTGTCGTTTGGTTTGCGTAATCTGCGCACGCCTACCGATGAAATTGAAAAACGCATTACTCAGGCGGCGGCGATGCTCAAGCTGGATGAGATGCTCGACCGGCTGCCGCAAAATTTATCCGGCGGCCAGCGCCAGCGCGTGGCGATTGGTCGCTCGATCGTCCAGCAGCCTGAGCTATTTCTGTTTGACGAACCGCTTTCCAACCTGGATGCCGCGCTGCGCGTCGAAATGCGCCAGGAAATTCAGCAACTGCACAATACCCTGCAAAACACCATGATCTATGTGACGCACGATCAGGTCGAAGCGATGACCCTCGCCGACCGGATTGTGGTGTTATATAAAGGCAAAATTGAACAGGTCGGTTCACCGCTGGAACTCTACAATCATCCGGCTAACCTGTTTGTTGCGGAGTTTATTGGCACACCTAAAATCAACATTTTGCCTGCCGTCTGGCGCGAGGGCGCACTGCATATTGCCGACACGCTGACTTTCCCGCTATCTCGTCCGCTGCCGGGCGTCAGCGAGGGCGATAAACTGTTCGTCGCGATCCGTCCTGAAAACATTCAGTACCAGCAGGCGGGCGATTTCACCCTGACGGCACAAACGCGGCTTTGTGAGCTTCAGGGCGATTCCACGCTGGTATGGATGGACCTTAACGGACATTCACTTTGTCTGAAATCCTTCCAACAGTTAAGCTTCGCGCAAGGCACTGCGTTATCCCTTACTGTCCAGGAATCGCATCTTCATCTCTTTGATGCGCTTGGAAAAAGAGTCGCCGATCGCTAA
- a CDS encoding transglutaminase-like domain-containing protein, with protein sequence MERRNFLKSAAALSTLGLVSPVFSESKQVAQPAVVSSGKARRFVMTQTYSLKAPKGSEGLVNLWIPVPEDTAFQQLLDLSFSGNYQKATLNANNRYGAKMLFVTWADSKGALDIKVEMTIETHDWEVLKENKLADWQLPESDAVIPDEIKPFLQATAHIPVDGLVKERALEIIGQEKAPIKQARLIHDWVSTHMHRDDAVIGCGTGDVGEILKTNKLGGKCTDINSVFVALCRAVGIPAREMFGIRLGSTIKLDSYSKKAFGSADAQGVAKVSGGQHCRAMFWLAGFGWVPADPADVTKMRLTEKKENGDSAVKAVNDYLFGNWEMNWVGFNHARDFALFPASEQGDINNLGYPYAEVDGDPLNFYDPALFSYDYVSVEQH encoded by the coding sequence ATGGAACGGCGTAATTTTCTAAAAAGCGCAGCCGCACTCTCCACGCTGGGTCTTGTCAGCCCGGTCTTCTCCGAAAGTAAACAGGTTGCTCAACCTGCTGTTGTCTCCTCAGGCAAAGCCCGTCGTTTCGTGATGACGCAAACCTATAGCCTGAAAGCGCCGAAAGGGTCTGAAGGGCTGGTTAATTTGTGGATCCCGGTGCCAGAAGATACCGCCTTCCAACAGCTACTCGATCTCTCCTTCAGTGGTAACTATCAGAAAGCAACGCTCAATGCCAACAACCGCTACGGCGCAAAAATGTTGTTTGTGACCTGGGCTGATTCTAAAGGCGCGTTGGATATCAAAGTCGAAATGACCATTGAAACCCACGACTGGGAAGTGCTAAAAGAGAATAAACTGGCAGACTGGCAGTTGCCTGAAAGTGATGCCGTTATTCCGGATGAAATTAAACCTTTTCTTCAGGCCACTGCGCACATCCCTGTTGATGGTCTGGTAAAAGAGAGGGCGCTTGAAATAATTGGTCAGGAAAAAGCGCCAATTAAACAGGCGCGTCTGATCCATGACTGGGTCAGCACTCATATGCATCGTGACGATGCGGTGATCGGCTGCGGTACCGGTGACGTCGGCGAAATTCTGAAAACCAATAAACTCGGCGGAAAATGTACCGATATTAACTCCGTGTTTGTCGCGCTGTGCCGCGCGGTCGGTATTCCGGCGCGTGAGATGTTTGGTATTCGTCTGGGGTCGACCATTAAGCTCGATAGCTATTCCAAAAAAGCCTTCGGTAGCGCCGATGCTCAGGGCGTAGCGAAAGTGAGCGGGGGGCAGCACTGCCGCGCGATGTTCTGGCTGGCAGGCTTCGGTTGGGTACCTGCGGATCCGGCGGATGTGACCAAAATGCGTCTCACCGAGAAAAAAGAAAACGGTGACTCGGCGGTGAAAGCGGTTAACGATTATCTCTTCGGTAACTGGGAGATGAACTGGGTCGGCTTTAACCACGCACGCGATTTCGCGCTGTTCCCGGCGTCTGAGCAGGGTGACATCAACAACCTTGGCTACCCGTATGCGGAAGTGGACGGTGACCCGCTGAACTTCTACGATCCTGCGCTTTTCAGCTATGACTATGTCAGCGTCGAACAGCATTAA
- a CDS encoding LacI family DNA-binding transcriptional regulator: MKINSIDNTVTQRVTIKSLATTLGVSHTTVSNAWNNPEKLSPELREHILRYANEIGFQGPDKLARALRTGKANTIGVIFNDSMSYVFIDPHDIALMRGIASRCEAQNVNLALIPLRKPQQSGTAPLTALVDGYILNATHNSADVIQQILARGQRVVTLDFQFPGYSSVSIDNAGAMHDIAHYLLGKGHRRFGIIAFASQANALGMRSLREPITGDNTLMLTRVNACRDAFLANDVNVERCWLYETRHDEDHGETAAQALLTAHPDITALICLSDRFAVGAIRYCHRAGLAVPGQIAVTGFDNLAVEVDGVGLTTIAQNAERKGEIAVEMLLSTGPVTHHELPRQLVIRESA, from the coding sequence ATGAAAATAAACTCAATTGATAATACAGTCACACAGCGCGTTACAATTAAATCCCTGGCGACAACGTTGGGCGTCTCGCATACCACCGTATCTAATGCCTGGAATAACCCGGAAAAACTGTCGCCCGAATTACGCGAACATATTTTACGCTATGCCAATGAAATCGGTTTTCAGGGGCCGGACAAACTGGCTCGCGCCCTGCGCACCGGGAAAGCCAATACCATTGGCGTCATATTTAATGATTCGATGAGCTATGTGTTTATCGATCCCCATGATATTGCGCTGATGCGGGGTATAGCCTCGCGCTGCGAAGCACAGAACGTCAATCTGGCATTAATTCCCCTGCGTAAGCCGCAGCAGAGCGGAACCGCCCCGCTCACCGCGCTGGTCGATGGCTACATACTCAATGCCACACATAACAGCGCGGATGTAATCCAGCAGATTCTGGCTCGCGGCCAGCGCGTGGTCACGCTGGATTTCCAGTTTCCGGGCTACAGCAGCGTTTCTATCGACAACGCGGGGGCAATGCACGACATCGCCCACTATCTGTTGGGCAAAGGGCATCGTCGTTTTGGCATTATCGCCTTCGCATCGCAGGCCAATGCACTCGGAATGCGCTCACTTCGCGAGCCAATCACTGGCGATAACACCCTGATGCTGACTCGCGTTAACGCCTGCCGCGACGCCTTTCTGGCCAATGACGTTAATGTTGAGCGCTGCTGGCTATACGAAACGCGTCACGATGAAGATCACGGTGAAACCGCTGCACAGGCGCTACTCACCGCCCACCCCGACATTACCGCGCTCATATGCCTTTCCGACCGCTTTGCCGTCGGCGCGATTCGTTATTGCCATCGCGCCGGGCTGGCGGTGCCTGGACAGATCGCGGTAACCGGCTTCGATAACCTGGCGGTTGAGGTAGACGGCGTGGGGCTTACCACCATCGCGCAAAACGCTGAGCGCAAAGGCGAAATCGCCGTGGAGATGCTTTTGAGTACCGGGCCCGTCACCCACCATGAACTGCCGAGGCAGCTCGTTATCCGGGAATCGGCCTGA
- a CDS encoding phosphomannomutase CpsG (capsular polysaccharide biosynthesis protein; catalyzes the formation of D-mannose 6-phosphate from alpha-D-mannose 1-phosphate), giving the protein MDELTCFKAYDIRGEVGVNLTPDIAFRIGRAWAAWLHPRRVVVGADIRLSSETLKNALIDGLTASGVDVIDIGLSGTEEIYFATRELRADGGIQVTASHNPANYNGMKLVREEARPVSNDNGLLEVKALAEKNQFPPTVHRGQVIHYDNRPAWVACLLRFMHHAPVRPLRIVVNAGHGTAGPALDALDAGLKSRGINVEFIRVHHQPDGTFPAGIPNPMLAENRQATCQAVIAHHADFGVAWDGDFDRCFFFDERGEFVESYYLVGLFAEHFLQQVTGGTILLDPRLTWNTLEMVSQFGGKPIISKTGHAFIKARMREEDAIYGGEMSGHHYFRDFGYCDSGMIPLVLMLQIIGQDKCSLSSLVTLAQARFPVSGELNMTVADPEHVMACVAQHYQHEKAQRDDCDGLSLDFADWRFNLRASNTEPLLRLNVETRANIALLADKTDELLTLIAAHGNDKETL; this is encoded by the coding sequence ATGGACGAACTAACCTGTTTTAAAGCCTATGACATTCGTGGCGAAGTGGGCGTCAACCTGACGCCGGATATCGCCTTTCGCATTGGCCGCGCCTGGGCGGCGTGGCTGCATCCGCGCCGGGTGGTTGTCGGAGCCGATATCCGCCTGAGTTCTGAAACACTGAAAAACGCGCTGATCGACGGGCTTACCGCCAGCGGCGTCGATGTCATTGATATTGGCCTGAGCGGCACCGAAGAGATTTACTTCGCCACCCGCGAACTGCGTGCCGACGGCGGTATTCAGGTCACCGCCAGCCATAACCCGGCCAATTACAACGGTATGAAGCTGGTGCGCGAAGAGGCTCGGCCGGTCAGCAATGACAACGGCCTGCTGGAGGTGAAAGCGCTCGCCGAAAAGAATCAGTTCCCGCCTACCGTGCATCGCGGCCAGGTGATTCACTACGACAATCGCCCGGCGTGGGTGGCCTGCCTGCTGCGATTTATGCACCATGCGCCGGTTCGTCCGTTACGCATTGTGGTCAACGCCGGGCACGGTACCGCTGGCCCGGCGCTGGATGCGCTGGATGCCGGGTTGAAATCGCGGGGCATCAACGTCGAGTTTATCCGCGTGCACCATCAACCGGACGGCACCTTCCCGGCGGGTATCCCTAACCCGATGCTGGCAGAAAATCGTCAGGCCACCTGTCAGGCGGTCATTGCACATCACGCCGATTTTGGCGTCGCCTGGGACGGCGATTTTGACCGCTGCTTCTTCTTCGACGAGCGCGGCGAATTTGTTGAAAGTTATTATCTGGTGGGCTTGTTCGCCGAGCACTTTCTCCAGCAGGTTACTGGGGGCACCATTCTTCTGGACCCGCGCCTGACCTGGAACACGCTGGAGATGGTCAGCCAGTTTGGCGGGAAACCTATAATCAGCAAAACCGGCCATGCCTTTATCAAGGCCCGCATGCGCGAGGAAGATGCGATTTACGGCGGCGAGATGAGCGGCCATCACTATTTCCGCGATTTTGGCTACTGCGACAGCGGCATGATCCCGCTGGTGCTGATGCTGCAAATTATCGGCCAGGATAAGTGTTCCCTCTCCTCATTAGTGACGCTGGCGCAGGCGCGTTTTCCCGTTTCCGGCGAGCTGAATATGACCGTTGCCGATCCCGAGCATGTGATGGCCTGCGTGGCGCAGCACTATCAGCATGAAAAGGCTCAACGTGACGACTGCGACGGGCTGAGTCTCGATTTCGCCGACTGGCGCTTTAATTTGCGCGCCTCCAACACCGAGCCCCTGCTGCGGCTGAATGTGGAAACCCGCGCCAATATTGCCCTGCTGGCAGATAAAACGGACGAACTCCTCACCCTGATTGCCGCGCACGGAAATGACAAGGAGACGCTATGA
- the ompC gene encoding porin OmpC, whose protein sequence is MKRKVLALVIPALLCAGAAHAAEIYNKDGNKLDLYGKVDGLHYFSDDTNSDGDMSYVRLGFKGETQINDMLTGYGQWEYNVQANNTESSSDQSWTRLAFAGLKFGEYGSFDYGRNYGVLYDIEGWTDMLPEFGGDSYTKADNFMTGRANGVATYRNSDFFGLVDGLNFALQYQGNNEGNNCEEYYCGSNEGTGNNNGRNIRNENGDGWGLASTYNIGMGFSVGAAYASSDRTNDQVNAGIPANSAYAGGDKADAWTVGMKYDANNIYLATMYSETRNMTPYGSSSSDNGGGIADKTQNFEVTAQYQFDFGLRPAVSFLMSKGKDLQTTNGVGDKDLVKYADVGMTYFFNKNMSTYVDYKINLLDEDDAFYNNNGISTDDVVGVGLVYQF, encoded by the coding sequence ATGAAAAGAAAAGTACTGGCCCTTGTTATCCCTGCACTGCTTTGCGCAGGCGCCGCTCACGCAGCAGAAATTTATAATAAAGATGGCAACAAATTAGATCTCTACGGCAAAGTAGATGGTCTGCACTATTTCTCTGATGACACCAACAGCGATGGTGACATGAGCTACGTGCGTCTGGGTTTTAAAGGTGAAACGCAGATTAACGATATGCTGACCGGTTATGGCCAATGGGAATATAACGTCCAGGCGAACAATACTGAGTCCAGCAGCGATCAGTCCTGGACGCGTCTGGCGTTCGCTGGCCTGAAGTTTGGTGAGTACGGTTCCTTCGATTATGGCCGTAACTACGGTGTGCTGTACGATATTGAAGGCTGGACCGATATGCTGCCGGAATTCGGCGGCGACTCCTACACCAAAGCAGATAACTTTATGACAGGCCGTGCTAACGGCGTAGCAACCTATCGCAACAGCGACTTCTTTGGTCTGGTAGATGGTTTGAATTTCGCGCTGCAGTATCAGGGGAATAACGAAGGTAACAACTGCGAAGAGTATTACTGTGGGTCTAACGAAGGCACGGGTAATAACAATGGCCGTAACATCCGCAACGAGAACGGCGACGGCTGGGGCCTGGCATCAACCTACAATATTGGCATGGGCTTTAGCGTTGGTGCAGCCTACGCCTCCTCTGACCGTACCAATGACCAGGTTAACGCCGGTATTCCTGCAAACAGCGCCTATGCTGGCGGCGATAAAGCCGACGCGTGGACCGTGGGTATGAAGTACGACGCCAACAATATCTATCTGGCGACCATGTATTCTGAAACCCGTAACATGACCCCGTACGGCAGTTCCAGTAGCGACAATGGCGGCGGTATTGCGGACAAAACTCAAAACTTCGAAGTGACCGCGCAGTACCAGTTCGACTTCGGTCTGCGCCCGGCAGTTTCCTTCCTGATGTCTAAAGGTAAGGACCTGCAAACCACGAATGGTGTCGGCGATAAAGACCTGGTCAAATATGCAGATGTGGGTATGACCTACTTCTTCAACAAAAACATGTCCACCTACGTTGATTATAAAATCAACCTGCTGGACGAAGACGATGCATTCTACAACAACAACGGTATTTCTACCGATGACGTTGTCGGTGTCGGCCTGGTATATCAGTTCTAA